The genomic segment AATTGAGATGCTATAGCCTTACCAGCGTTTGGTGGCCATTCATAGTGTTTAGATGCCCACTGAATCCTGGCCATCAGTAAATATATCTCTATGTCTTTTAAAGTATTACTGTGGTATTTAATGATCATATAGTTTAAATATGCATAATAGGGCAATCTCATCTTAGTTCCGCATCATTGTAGAGCCTATTACTAACTCCATACTGCTTGGGATTGTGTTAAATATTATTGTGAATGAACAATCTAGACTTATTAATTCAGGGTTTAATAGCTTGCTTAATCATAATTAGGCTTAGTAACGGTGAGGCATTAATAGATTCAACCTCATGTGTTGGTTGCTTGGTTTGCGCCAAGGTTCGCTCATATGATGCAATAAGGCTTCTTAGTAATAACGTGCATGTTATGTTGGGGTTTGTTGCCTCATTATTAATACCTAGGGGTAAGGCCAATGTTGCTGTTATCTTTGAGTTGATTGAGGTGCTTAGGCATTATCTTTAATTAATAAGTCCACTTTACTGATCATTAATAGGAGGCTTATACTCCCGGTGCTTAAGGGTTTGTTACCTAGGCCTGAATCAATAGAGGTTGAGGTCAAGATGACTAAGGTGTATTTCATTAATGCATATGATTACGCAGTTAAGATTAGGAATCCTGTGTTTGAAAACGTGGTGATGCTGGATTGCGTTGCATGCGTTATTCAGGCTTGGGTGTGACACAGTGGCTGTGGCCTAATAAGGGCTAATTCTTTAGTATTATTTTGTTGAGTGAAAACGACACAAACCATTATAAATGGGTCAGCGCCTATACAATTATGGAGTCAGCCGGTGGTAAAGGCATTGAAGACATTAGGAACCTGTACCTTAAGCTTAACAGCATGTTTTACAAGTACAGTAATGAGGTTACTGGCATATTAATGTCAACGCTGGCTAGGGAGAATTACCTACTCATAGGGCCTCCTGGCACAGCTAAGACAACGCTGGTTTACGTATTATCAAAGCTACTTAATGCCAGGTGGTTTTACAGGCAGTTAACCAAGTTCACTGACCTTGAGGAGATACTTGGCCCTATTGATGTTGCTAAGCTACTGGAGGGTAAGGTTGAGAGGATTTACGTTAATTCAATAGTTGAGAGTGACTTCGCTCTACTTGATGAAATATTTAATGCATCAAGCGCGATACTGAATACACTCCTCTCGCTTCTAAACGAGAGGGTGGTTTATGACGGTGACAAGGTTATTCCAGTTAAGACTTGGACAGTATTCGGTAGCAGTAACAGGATTCCTGAGGAGGAGGAGCTTCAGGCACTCTACGATAGGTTCCCGTTAAGAATATTCACAGAGTACGCCGCACCCGAGGACACTGAGGCGTTACTCACTAAGGGCTGGTACCTACGTAGGGAGACCGAGAACCTAAGCCCAGTGGCGACCATGGAGTTGATTCGTGATACCTATAATGAGTTAATTAGGCACCTCTACGTTAACATTAATGATGTGGCTAAGGTCACTTCACCAATAATAGCTGACTTTGTTGAGCATGTCCCCATAAGTAATAGGACTAGGATAAAGGTTCCATTATACGCGTTAGCCTACTTAATGATACAAGGCTTCCCACTCAGCCAGGTTAATGCAACGATGCTTAAGGTCGCCGTCATGAAGGTTTCCCGCTACCTGGTTCACGATAAGGAGCAGTTGAGTGAGTATGAGGCCTTCCTAACCGCCCACCTACCTGATGAATTACTTAAGGTAAGTGACCTGGTTAGTGAGGCTAAGGCATTGTTAAACAATAACATGGTTAATGAGGCGGCTCAGAAGATTAAGGAGGCTGAGGAGACTTTGAATAAGCTTAAGGCTAGGTGGGATAAGTCCCTCCTAAGCCTATACATTAGTGAAATAGAGGAGACAGAGTACCTAATCCAGAGGTTAAGGGGTGCTATATATGGGTCAGAGCAGTGAAGAGGATTACGGTATACTACTTAACGTTGATTATGATGAGGAGTTAACCCGGTATAGGCTTAGGGAGGTTTACCTAATGGCTAAGCGCCACATGATACCTAACCTTGATAAGTTAAGGAACTACATACTCGCCGACTCATTCTACATACACTACAGGCAACCAATACTTAGGAGTGGTAATGATAGTAATAATTATAGGGCATTATGGAGAATGATAGTTAGCAATTACATTAATAGTGAGCAGTATGCTGAAGTCTCCAGGTTAACTAAACTAAATGGTAGGTTATCCAGGATAATGGCGGTTAAGTTACTTAGAATATACGTTAACATGCTTAATAGGATTGAAAGGAACGAGAGACTTGCCAATGCATTGAGGGATGCGTCAAATAAATCGTCGCAATCATCAAGGGAGAGTAGAAATATGCTTGATAGGGAGATTAGATCATTAATCTCATTTTACATGGGGAACATGAAGAAGGTTAATGACACTATTAATAAGGCTCGCTCCGTTCTAGGACCGGCTATAGGCCATGAGGTTGCTGAATTAATACTGGATACGGACATAGACCCATATAGGGCTAGGTTAGTTAACATGCTTAATTCACTGCTTAAGCTAGTCACGGAGTCAAGCCGCATGTATGATGAGGGGATACTTAATGAGATGCTTGATAAGGGGGTTATGACTGGTATTAAGAGGATGGATAAGGTTAATGAGGTTAAGGACCTAACCCCAACCAATAGGGCATTGGCTAAGTTCGCTAAACCAATATACGCCTACAAGTTAGCCACAGGGAGCTTAACGGTTAAGGAGAGGAAGATGATGAGGAAGCCTAAAATATACCTGGTTATAGATAAGAGCGGCAGCATGTTCTACACAGTTATGAATAACATATTTGAGTACAGTAGTGTGAGTAAGATAACCTGGGCAGCCGCATTAGCCATAGTAATGGTTATGAAGGGTCATGAAGTCGTGGCAAGGTTCTTCGACCAGCAGATATATCAATTAATGACTAATAAGAAGGACATAATAAAAACACTCCTATCCCTGGTCCCATTAGGTGGAACAAACATAACCTCAGCCATTAGGGTAGCCTACGATGATGCTCACAGGAACCCAGCCTTAAGGAATTATAAACTAGTGCTAATAACTGATGGTGAGGATGATGAACTTGACTTAGCGTTAATTAAGCAGGGTTTATCAGGTTTCAGTGACTATAGGATAATACTAATAGGTAATGAACACTCAGCCCTTGAAATGCTTGGACCAAAGGTAACTAAGATACATAACCTTAACGCTAGATCATTAATAAGCGTACTAAGAAAAATATAATCAAGGGGCTTTCCCTAATTACTATTCGTAATCAGTTAATTCACGTGTTTTAAAAAGCGAGTCATTCATTCACCATAGTCTCCATTCACAGAACCGATAATTCCCTTAATAACTCAGCAATCCTCTCCACACCTTCACGAAGCCTATCAGTTGACTCCCTGGTGAAGTTAATCCTAATGTGTAACGCACCCCCATCACCGAACGCGGAGCCTGGTACAACACCAACATGCTTCTCCCTCAGTAATCGTAGTGAGAAATCTAGGTCATTCATCTTAATCCTGCTTAAGTAACTAGATAAGTCAGGGAACATGAATAATCCAGCCTTAGGCTTAAGCACCTTAGCATCAGGCAGCATGGATTTAATACTATTGTAAACCACATCCCTCCTCTCCTTGAATAATGGTATAGTCTCTTTAATGAAGTTCTCCTTATACTTACGTATGTATAGGAGACCAATGTACTGGGCTGGGGTTGGTGGATTAATGTTAATGTACTGCTTAACCCTATTGAATACGCTAAGTATATCCTCATCAGCAACCACGAATCCAAGTCTCCAACCTGGTAATGCAGGATCCTTTGAGAATGTGTTTAATGCAATGACATTACTCATATTGTACCTTAACGCATACACATGCTCACCCTCATAGTAAAGATGCCTATAAGCCTCATCATAAACTAGTAATGAATCATTATCCACAGCCAGATCCACCGCAGTCTTAACAACCTCACTCCTAAGGGTTGAGCCGGTTGGATTATCTGGGTTAACCAGTACTATTAACTTAGTATCCTTATCCACGGCCTTCTTCAATTCCTCAGGATCAGGGTTAAAATCATTACTAATACTCACCTTAACCTCAGTGACCTTAGCATTAAAATACTGCATAATCGGCTTATAAAGTAGGTAGGTTGGATTAAGTACAACAGCCTTATCACCTGGGTTTAGGAAAGCCATGGCTAACGTTATTATTGCCTCAGAGGAACCTGTGGTTACTGAGATATTTGATGGAGACACCTTAACACCCGAGTACCTGTGGTAATCATCAGCAATAGCCTCCCTTAACTCAAGTATCCCAGGTGTTGAGGAGTAGGCGCTTAACTCAAAGGACTTCTCCTTAAGTAGCCTCGTGAACTCATCTATTAACCCACTTGAGGGTGGTACACCAGGTTGACCAATATGCATCTTAATCACGTCCACTCCCCTGTCCTCAAGCTCATTAATCAGTGCGTTAACCTCCCTAATCATCGAACCCTTTAAGTACTCAGACCCCTTGGCGGGCTTAGGCATTTAATTCACCTTAATTCTAGGTTTAGGTATAATCTATTTAAGCTATACTTAGCCAAATAACTGGTGCTGGTTAGAAGTGAATGGGATAGGTTAAGTGAGGTTATGGTTCATAGACCTGGCGTGGAAATGTTCTACGGGTTACTATACCCCAAGGCCTTCCTCTACGAGGGTGTGTTCAGTATGGATGAGGCGCTTTATGAACATCAAAACATGGAGCACGTAATGATGAGTGAAGGGGTTACTGTACATAGGCTTAAAAGCATAGTAATACAGAGAATGAGGCATAGTAGTGAGTTCAGGGAGGCTGTGGTGTCTGTTGTTAAATCATCAATAGTTTATAAGGGGGATTTAAGTGATGAAGCCTACACCGACTTCCTAAGAAGCCTAGCCTCATATGATCCTGAAACATTATTCAACATACTCATACTGAGGCCAATGATAATTATTAAGAGGACTAAGACCAATCTAATGGCAAGAATCATCAACAGAAACCCAATGGCTAACCTATACTACACTAGGGATCAACAGTTAGTAGTTAAGGCAGGTGTGGTGATGGGGAGAATGCGAATGATTCAAAGGAGGCTTGAACCAATGATCACTGAACTCTTCTTCAAGGCTATAAACACACCCATAGTGTATAAGTTGATTAAGCCAGGCTTCCTGGAGGGGGGTGACTTCATGCCCATGGGTGACTTCGCGGTGATTGGGTATGGGTGGAGGAGTAGTATTAATGGTGTTAAGCAGATAATGGGTCTCCTAGACTTCGACGAGTTAGTTATTGCTAAGATACCTAAACACCCATGGGGGGATAACATGCTTGTAATGCACCTTGACACTTACTTTAACGTTGCCGGCGACGGCTTAGTAATAGGGAATGAGGAGTTAATGAAGAATACCCAGGTCACAGTTTACGCGAGGTCTCCAGATGGGTTAGAGAAGGTGAGTGAAGCCACGTTACTTGACTACATTAGGCAAAAGGGCTTCAACGTAATTAACTTATCCATTGTTGAGCAAGCCGCCTTCGCCTCCAATTTCCTAACCCTTAAGGATAGAAGGATACTGGTGCCTAACATTGAGATGAATATTAAGAAGATGATTAGGAGGCTGCGAAGCAGTAATGACCCGGTTAGGCAAGCTACATTACAGTACGTGGAGTCAGGTTATGGGAGGATGAGGAGTGAGGGGTATATTTTCCCATATAGGCCTGATGTGCTTAATGAAGGTGTAGACTTCATAACAATAGACGTCAGTGAACTTGTTGGTGGTTACGGTGGTGTTCACTGTGCCACAGCCACTATACGGAGGACTTGAGGTACTTAAAGCCTAATGTGGGGCTAAGTTTAATAATTTATAATCCATTATCCCACTAATGTTAATATGGTTTGATGCATTAACGGCTAAGCAGGCTAGAATAGCCTCAGTGTTGGTGCTGGAGGGTGGGAGGAGGGGTTACGGGTTCATAATTACATGTAGGAATTACGATTACGTAATTAATGTGTTAAAGATGTATGGTGTAAATGGATACTGTGAGGGTAAGCACGGTGAGGATACTAAGAGTAAACTGATTAATGGGCTTACCAGGAGCCTTAAATTAATCAATATAGTTAATGGTTTTAATGTCCACGTATCATTAACATCACCTGATGCTTTTCGAGTAGCCTTCGGTTTAGGTAAACCATCAATAGCCTTAACGGATACTGCCCACGCATTCCATGTTAATAAATTAACATTACCCCTAGCCAGCAGTGTTATTGCGCCTGCAGCCATACCTAAGAGGAGGCTGATGGCCTATATTCCACATGGGGAGGAGGGTAAGGTTAAGTTCTTTAACGGTGTCTTTGAGGTAATGTGGGTTTATAGGTTTAAGCCTAATTGGGGTGAGGTTGAGCAATTGGGTTTAAGGAATGGTGATGAGTATGTTGTGTTTAGGTTTGAGGAGAGTAAGGCAGCCTACTATAATTACAGTGAACAGTCTAAGATTGCAGTTAAGGCTATTAAACTCCTATTAAAGGAGGGCTTTAAGGTTATTGTATTCCCTAGGTATGATGACCAGAGGAAGTTAGTGATGAGTAAGTTCCCCCAGGAATTAAAGAATAATAACGTGATAATGCCGGATAAGCCTATTGACGGCCTTCAATTAGCCTACTACTCAAGTCTAGTTATAACTGGTGGATCAACCTTCGCAGTGGAGGCTGCGTTACTGGGTGTTCCATCGATATCGTACTTCCCATCAACCTACTACACTGATAAGTATGTGATTAAGGCTGGTGCACCATTAATTAGGGTTAAGCCAAGTAGGCTAGTTTTCAGCATACGTAAGGCTATGGGAATGGGTAAGGTAGGTTTAATAAAGGGCCTTGAAGACCCCACGGATTTGATACTTAATGAGGCTGACATGTTGGCTAACGAAAATAAGGGATAATACTTATTCTTGACTGCTTAATTATTATATAAAAATCATAATCTACTATAGTACTTATATATTATTTATCTTAGCTGCTAAGTATTGTAAGCACTTTACTGAAGCCTAATGGAGAAAGGTTTATTAATATGATTGGTTAAAGGCGGCTTAAGAACCATTTATGGATTGTACCTTTAAGGTGATTTCCGACTTAGATAAAGATCTCAGGTTCAGGAATAGTGAAGTATGCTTAACAAATGATAATAGAATAATAGTGAGTAGTGATGGTAAGGAGGAGTCTTATCAATTAAGTGATGTGCAGAGGGTTTATGTTGAGGATGGTATAGGTATAGGTAAGCTTATCCTAGTTATGAAGAATGGTGAGGAGGTTGAGGCTGCTTACTTCACGAAGAAGCCTATTGAGGAGTTTAGGAGGTTTGCAATATTTGTTAATGGGCGTATAAACGGTAATGGGCATTATGAGGGTGTTACGTTAAGTAGGGAGAATAGGAAGCCTAACGTTAGGAGTACGTTGCTTTGGTTACTTAACTTCATGAGGCCTTACTGGCATAAGATGCTTATAGGGATTATATTATCTATAAGCATAGCAATGCTTAACCTGGTTCCACCCTACTTACTTAAAATACTGATTGATAGCGTCTTCTTAACCAAGACCCACTCAATGAAGCTCTTCGTTAATTTAACACTAACACTAATAGGGTCATATATTGGGGTTACGGCATTATCCATAGCCCAGAACTACATACTCAACACCGTTGGGCAGAGGGTTGTGAACGATATAAGATCCAAGGTTTTTGAGCATGTTATGAGGCTTTCAGCATCATTCATAGATAGGATGTCAACGGGTAGAATACTCTCAAGGCTAACTAATGATGCAGGCAACACTCAGTGGCTAATGGTCTGGGGCTTACCAACACTCATAGTTAATATACTAACTCTAATAGGTATAGGTGTAATATTATTTACCATGGATGTTAAACTAGCCCTATTCGTACTACTGCCGACTCCAATAATAGCTTACATGATATATAGGTACCGTAAGAGGTCGCATAGGGTCTACCACAGGAATTGGAGGAGGAGTGCTGATGTAACCAGTGCTCTATCAGACACTATACCTAATTATATGGTTATAAAGTCCTTCGCCAAGGAGGATTATGAATCAAATAGGTTAAATGACTTACTCAATAGGCTTTATGAGTCCCAGGTTAAGGTAACTAAAATGAATGTTAGTTACTGGCCATTCCTAGGCCTACTTACATCATTATCAACAGTCATGATGTGGTGGTTTGGTGGTGAGCAGGTTATTGCAGGTACTATTCAATTAGGTACCTTGACCGCGTTCGTATCCTACATGGCCCAGTTCTACGGACCTATAAACAACCTAAGCAACATAATACCGTTCATCCAGCAGGCTGTGACCTCGGGGGATAGGCTTAGGGAGATAATGGAGGCTGAGCCTGATGTTAAGGAACCTGAGAAGCCTAAGAGACCTGACTTGA from the Caldivirga maquilingensis IC-167 genome contains:
- a CDS encoding AAA family ATPase, translated to MESAGGKGIEDIRNLYLKLNSMFYKYSNEVTGILMSTLARENYLLIGPPGTAKTTLVYVLSKLLNARWFYRQLTKFTDLEEILGPIDVAKLLEGKVERIYVNSIVESDFALLDEIFNASSAILNTLLSLLNERVVYDGDKVIPVKTWTVFGSSNRIPEEEELQALYDRFPLRIFTEYAAPEDTEALLTKGWYLRRETENLSPVATMELIRDTYNELIRHLYVNINDVAKVTSPIIADFVEHVPISNRTRIKVPLYALAYLMIQGFPLSQVNATMLKVAVMKVSRYLVHDKEQLSEYEAFLTAHLPDELLKVSDLVSEAKALLNNNMVNEAAQKIKEAEETLNKLKARWDKSLLSLYISEIEETEYLIQRLRGAIYGSEQ
- a CDS encoding vWA domain-containing protein, which translates into the protein MGQSSEEDYGILLNVDYDEELTRYRLREVYLMAKRHMIPNLDKLRNYILADSFYIHYRQPILRSGNDSNNYRALWRMIVSNYINSEQYAEVSRLTKLNGRLSRIMAVKLLRIYVNMLNRIERNERLANALRDASNKSSQSSRESRNMLDREIRSLISFYMGNMKKVNDTINKARSVLGPAIGHEVAELILDTDIDPYRARLVNMLNSLLKLVTESSRMYDEGILNEMLDKGVMTGIKRMDKVNEVKDLTPTNRALAKFAKPIYAYKLATGSLTVKERKMMRKPKIYLVIDKSGSMFYTVMNNIFEYSSVSKITWAAALAIVMVMKGHEVVARFFDQQIYQLMTNKKDIIKTLLSLVPLGGTNITSAIRVAYDDAHRNPALRNYKLVLITDGEDDELDLALIKQGLSGFSDYRIILIGNEHSALEMLGPKVTKIHNLNARSLISVLRKI
- a CDS encoding pyridoxal phosphate-dependent aminotransferase; this encodes MPKPAKGSEYLKGSMIREVNALINELEDRGVDVIKMHIGQPGVPPSSGLIDEFTRLLKEKSFELSAYSSTPGILELREAIADDYHRYSGVKVSPSNISVTTGSSEAIITLAMAFLNPGDKAVVLNPTYLLYKPIMQYFNAKVTEVKVSISNDFNPDPEELKKAVDKDTKLIVLVNPDNPTGSTLRSEVVKTAVDLAVDNDSLLVYDEAYRHLYYEGEHVYALRYNMSNVIALNTFSKDPALPGWRLGFVVADEDILSVFNRVKQYININPPTPAQYIGLLYIRKYKENFIKETIPLFKERRDVVYNSIKSMLPDAKVLKPKAGLFMFPDLSSYLSRIKMNDLDFSLRLLREKHVGVVPGSAFGDGGALHIRINFTRESTDRLREGVERIAELLRELSVL
- a CDS encoding arginine deiminase family protein, with product MLVRSEWDRLSEVMVHRPGVEMFYGLLYPKAFLYEGVFSMDEALYEHQNMEHVMMSEGVTVHRLKSIVIQRMRHSSEFREAVVSVVKSSIVYKGDLSDEAYTDFLRSLASYDPETLFNILILRPMIIIKRTKTNLMARIINRNPMANLYYTRDQQLVVKAGVVMGRMRMIQRRLEPMITELFFKAINTPIVYKLIKPGFLEGGDFMPMGDFAVIGYGWRSSINGVKQIMGLLDFDELVIAKIPKHPWGDNMLVMHLDTYFNVAGDGLVIGNEELMKNTQVTVYARSPDGLEKVSEATLLDYIRQKGFNVINLSIVEQAAFASNFLTLKDRRILVPNIEMNIKKMIRRLRSSNDPVRQATLQYVESGYGRMRSEGYIFPYRPDVLNEGVDFITIDVSELVGGYGGVHCATATIRRT
- a CDS encoding DUF354 domain-containing protein, which encodes MLIWFDALTAKQARIASVLVLEGGRRGYGFIITCRNYDYVINVLKMYGVNGYCEGKHGEDTKSKLINGLTRSLKLINIVNGFNVHVSLTSPDAFRVAFGLGKPSIALTDTAHAFHVNKLTLPLASSVIAPAAIPKRRLMAYIPHGEEGKVKFFNGVFEVMWVYRFKPNWGEVEQLGLRNGDEYVVFRFEESKAAYYNYSEQSKIAVKAIKLLLKEGFKVIVFPRYDDQRKLVMSKFPQELKNNNVIMPDKPIDGLQLAYYSSLVITGGSTFAVEAALLGVPSISYFPSTYYTDKYVIKAGAPLIRVKPSRLVFSIRKAMGMGKVGLIKGLEDPTDLILNEADMLANENKG
- a CDS encoding DUF1854 domain-containing protein; translation: MDCTFKVISDLDKDLRFRNSEVCLTNDNRIIVSSDGKEESYQLSDVQRVYVEDGIGIGKLILVMKNGEEVEAAYFTKKPIEEFRRFAIFVNGRINGNGHYEGVTLSRENRKPNVRSTLLWLLNFMRPYWHKMLIGIILSISIAMLNLVPPYLLKILIDSVFLTKTHSMKLFVNLTLTLIGSYIGVTALSIAQNYILNTVGQRVVNDIRSKVFEHVMRLSASFIDRMSTGRILSRLTNDAGNTQWLMVWGLPTLIVNILTLIGIGVILFTMDVKLALFVLLPTPIIAYMIYRYRKRSHRVYHRNWRRSADVTSALSDTIPNYMVIKSFAKEDYESNRLNDLLNRLYESQVKVTKMNVSYWPFLGLLTSLSTVMMWWFGGEQVIAGTIQLGTLTAFVSYMAQFYGPINNLSNIIPFIQQAVTSGDRLREIMEAEPDVKEPEKPKRPDLKGDILFSNVWFSYDKYTPVLKNINLRIRVGEKVAVVGKSGSGKSTLSKLLLRMYDVDSGEIRINGVNVKEIDLQYLRDRIAYVPQEVALFDSTVAYNVAYGSGRHVEPWEIIAACKAARIHDEIMQLPLAYDTNLGERGSSLSGGQRQRISIARAIIKQPDIVILDEATSNLDVINEAEVYRAIMNLAKGRTAIFVTHSFVEVMSADRVIVMANGEIVEEGKPSELLAKRGHFYNMFKDQLELFTGELKLLENDDGNGNALTLRDYVKDVMVEPGKVKVKPGSRRSLVTLIVNGEVYKDLKPKLPFPISQPEYVIFYDKDGKERFILSNYKALDAESVKLLETAIALNNFKPVTLSVKRIDVKGDELEWHLVTNYGEVVVNTRGRRNVMIMDSKLTLVDIHDNIYEIDLKRLDKDSLKLIADTV